The following coding sequences lie in one Sorghum bicolor cultivar BTx623 chromosome 6, Sorghum_bicolor_NCBIv3, whole genome shotgun sequence genomic window:
- the LOC8085856 gene encoding gibberellin-regulated protein 1, with protein MAAASGRAPAACALLLLLLALGVVAAAVDASQEEELSPGSPSPAPSPASSIDCGSACAARCALSSRQKLCRRACGSCCARCNCVPPGTAGNHDVCPCYAAITTRGARPKCP; from the exons ATGGCGGCGGCGTCCGGCCGGGCTCCGGCTGCCTgcgcgctcctcctcctcctgcttgcTCTGGGTGtggtcgccgccgccgtagATGCCAGCCAAGAGGAGGAGTTGTCGCCGGGGAGTCCTTCCCCAGCACCGTCCCCAGCGAGCTCCATAG ACTGCGGGAGCGCGTGCGCGGCGCGATGCGCGCTGTCGTCGCGGCAGAAACTGTGCAGGAGGGCGTGCGGGTCCTGCTGCGCCCGCTGCAACTGCGTGCCGCCGGGCACCGCCGGGAACCACGACGTCTGCCCCTGCTACGCCGCCATCACCACCCGCGGCGCCCGCCCCAAGTGCCCTTGA
- the LOC8070316 gene encoding probable metal-nicotianamine transporter YSL10, with product MARRVTLEEEDDDDEAESVERVFEGWEVPGWREQVTVRALMVSALLGAMFSVIVMKLNLTTGIIPSLNVSAGLLGFFLLTSWTKLLAQAGFTGVRPFTRQENTVVQTCVVACSGIAFSGGFGSYMFAMSDRISEQSGETWDPHNIKNPGLGWMIGFLFIVSFLGLFSVVPLRKIMIIDYKLIYPSGTATAHLINSFHTPQGAKLAKRQVKTLGKFFAGSFAWGFFQWFYTAGEGCGFMSFPTLGLEAYRQKFFFDFSATYVGVGMICPYLVNASVLLGGVVSWGIMWPLIEQKKGDWYPADLKPSSLRGIVGYRVFVSIALILGDGLYNFLKVMTRTVTALVVQVRGMMSGPTLPISGGESLPAEEETFDDKRRTELFLKDQIPNTLALSAYMVIAVVSIATVPHIFHQLRWYHVATSYVIAPVLAFCNAYGCGLTDWSLATTYGKLAIFTVGAWAAASDPDGSGSGGIIAGLAACGVMIGIVSTASDLTQDFKTGYMTLASPRSMFVSQVIGTAMGCVVAPSVFWLFYNAFRDIGMPGSEYPSPNALVYRNMAILGVQGLGSLPRHCLDLCIAFFAAAIAINLARDLAGARAAAYIPLPMAMAIPFYLGPYFGIDMCIGSLVRLVWDRLDPARSKAFAPPVASGLICGDGIWTVPQSVLALAGVKPPICMKFLSRTTNAKVDAFLHS from the exons ATGGCGAGGAGAGTAAcgctggaggaggaggacgacgacgacgaggcggAGTCGGTGGAGCGGGTGTTCGAGGGGTGGGAGGTGCCCGGGTGGCGGGAGCAGGTGACGGTGCGGGCGCTGATGGTGAGCGCGCTCCTGGGCGCCATGTTCAGCGTCATCGTCATGAAGCTCAACCTCACCACGGGGATCATCCCCTCGCTCAACGTCTCCGCGGGCCTCCTTGGATTCTTCCTCCTCACCTCCTGGACCAAGCTCCTCGCCCAGGCCGGCTTCACCGGCGTCAGGCCCTTCACCCGCCAGGAGAACACCGTCGTCCAGACCTGCGTCGTCGCCTGCTCCGGCATCGCGTTCAGCG gaGGATTCGGCAGCTACATGTTCGCGATGAGCGACAGGATCAGCGAGCAATCGGGGGAGACGTGGGACCCGCACAACATCAAGAACCCAGGCCTGGGCTGGATGATCGGCTTCCTCTTCATCGTCAGCTTCCTCGGCCTCTTCTCCGTCGTGCCCCTCAGGAAg ATAATGATCATCGATTACAAGCTCATCTACCCGAGCGGCACTGCGACTGCCCACCTCATCAACAGCTTCCACACTCCGCAGGGCGCCAAGCTCGCCAA GAGACAGGTGAAGACCCTGGGGAAGTTCTTCGCCGGCAGCTTCGCCTGGGGCTTCTTCCAGTGGTTCTACACCGCCGGCGAGGGCTGCGGCTTCATGTCCTTCCCCACGCTGGGCCTCGAGGCCTACAGGCAGAA GTTCTTCTTCGACTTCTCGGCGACGTACGTCGGCGTCGGGATGATCTGCCCTTACCTCGTCAACGCTTCCGTCCTCCTGGGTGGAGTGGTCTCGTGGGGCATCATGTGGCCGCTCATCGAGCAGAAGAAGGGCGACTGGTACCCCGCCGACCTCAAACCCAGCAGCCTCCGTGGCATCGTCGGCTACCGG GTGTTCGTCTCCATCGCGCTGATCCTGGGCGACGGCCTGTACAACTTCCTCAAGGTTATGACGAGGACCGTGACCGCGCTGGTGGTGCAGGTGCGCGGGATGATGTCGGGGCCGACGCTCCCTATCTCCGGCGGCGAATCGCtgccggcggaggaggagacgttcGACGACAAGCGTCGGACGGAGCTGTTCCTCAAGGACCAGATCCCCAACACGCTGGCGCTGAGCGCGTACATGGTGATCGCCGTGGTGTCCATCGCCACGGTGCCGCACATCTTCCACCAGCTCCGGTGGTACCACGTGGCGACGTCGTACGTGATCGCGCCCGTGCTGGCCTTCTGCAACGCGTACGGGTGCGGGCTCACGGACTGGTCCCTGGCCACGACGTACGGCAAGCTGGCCATCTTCACCGTGGGGGCATGGGCGGCCGCCTCCGACCCcgacggcagcggcagcggcggcatcATCGCGGGGCTCGCAGCCTGCGGCGTGATGATCGGCATCGTGTCGACGGCGTCGGACCTGACGCAGGACTTCAAGACCGGGTACATGACGCTGGCGTCGCCGCGGTCCATGTTCGTGAGCCAGGTGATCGGAACGGCCATGGGCTGCGTGGTGGCGCCGTCCGTGTTCTGGCTCTTCTACAACGCGTTCCGCGACATCGGCATGCCGGGGTCCGAGTACCCGTCCCCGAACGCGCTGGTGTACCGCAACATGGCCATCCTGGGCGTCCAGGGCCTGGGCTCCCTGCCCCGGCACTGCCTCGACCTCTGCATCGCCTTCTTCGCCGCCGCCATCGCCATCAACCTGGCGCGCGACCTCGCGggcgcccgcgccgccgcctacATCCCGCTgcccatggccatggccatccCCTTCTACCTCGGCCCCTACTTCGGCATCGACATGTGCATCGGCAGCCTCGTACGCCTGGTGTGGGACCGCCTGGACCCGGCCAGGTCCAAGGCGTTCGCACCCCCCGTCGCGTCGGGCCTCATCTGCGGCGACGGCATCTGGACGGTACCGCAGTCCGTGCTGGCGCTCGCCGGCGTCAAGCCGCCCATCTGCATGAAGTTCCTGTCCCGCACCACCAACGCCAAGGTCGACGCTTTCCTccacagctag